The following DNA comes from Actinomycetota bacterium.
CAGCCGTTGCGCGTGCGCGCGGTCAGGAACAGTTGGTCCAGCGAGGCGTCGGGCAGGCGATCGGACATGGCGGCATCGGCTCCGCGCCCGGACAGTTTGGCGCCGCCGCAGCCTATGCCATGGTGACCGTCGATCAATCGCAGGATTTGCCGACGCATGGCCCCGGCCAACGACACCTTCCTTTTGCCCGCACGGCCCGAGCCCATTTCGCTCGCGGTCAGCCAGACGGCGGTGATCGTTATCGACATGCAGAACGCCTACGCCTCGCCCGGGGGCTATCTCGATCTGGCGGGGTTCGACATCTCCGGGGCACAGAGGGTCATCGACAACAGCCGCGGGGTGCTGGCGGTGGCGCGGCGCGCCGGCATGCCGGTGATCTATTTCCAGAACGGCTGGGACCCCGACTATGTCGAGGCGGGCGGGCCGGGGTCGCCGAACTGGCACAAGTCCAACGCCCTGAAGACCATGCGGGCGCGGCCGGAGCTGCAGGGCCAGCTTCTGGCGCGCGGCGGCTGGGACTATGAGATCGTCGATGGCCTGAAGCCCGAGCCGGGCGATATCGTCCTGCACAAGACGCGGTACAGCGGCTTCTTCAACTCGCAGCTGGACAGCGTGCTGCGGTCGCGCGGCGTCCGCAATCTGGTCTTCGTGGGCATCGCCACCAATGTCTGCGTGGAATCGACCCTTCGCGACGGCTTCTTCCTCGAATATTTCGGCATCGTACTGGAGGACGCCACCCATCAGGCGGGGCCGGAATTCGTGCAGCAGGCCGCCCTCTACAACATCGAAACCTTCTTCGGCTGGGTCTCCAGCGTCGCCGACTTCAAGGGCGTCGTCGGGCAGATCGCGCCGACCGCCTGACAGGAGACCGACCATGCCCAAGACCGTCATCACCCCGCCCGGCACCCAGACGCCGATTGCCCCCTTCTCGCCCGGCACGATGGCCGATGGGGTCGTCTATGTCTCGGGCACCCTGGCCTTCGACAAGGACAACAACGTCGCCCATGTCGGCGACGCCGAGGGCCAGACGCGCGCGGTGCTGGAGACCATCAAGTCGGTCATCGAGACCGCCGGCGGCACGATGGACGACGTCACGATGAACCACATCTTCCTCAAGGACTGGGCCGACTATGCGGCCATGAACAAGGTCTATGCGGAGTATTTCCCGGGCGAGAAGCCGGCGCGGTTCTGCATCGTCTGCGGTCTGGTGCGACCCGACTTCCTGGTCGAGATCGCCTCCATCGCCCACATCGGCAAGCGCTGATCTTGGTCACGACCGGTCGCGCAGACGGCGTCCATTTCGAGATTCACAGCTTCGGCCCGGATGACAGCCGGGACGTGGTGGTCTTGTCGGCCGGACTGGGCGGATCGGGCGCCTTCTTCGCCCCGCAGATGGCGGCCCTGACCGGGCGGTTCCGGGTCGTGCTCTATGACCATCGCGGCACGGGAGGCAGCGACCGCGACCTGCCGGCGTCCTATGCCGTCTCCGACATGGCGGGGGACCTCGCGAGCGTCATCGACGCGCTGGGCGAGAAGGCGGCGCACGTCGTCGGCCATGCGGCGGGCGGGCTGGCCGGCCTGCGGCTCGCGCTCGACCGCCCGTCGCAAGTGCGGAGTCTCACGGTCGTCAACGGCTGGAGCCGTCCCGATCGGCACATCGCCCGCTGCTTCCGGACCCGGGTCAGCCTGCTGAACGACAGTGGCCCCGAGGCCTATGTGCATGCGCAGCCGCTGTTCCTCTATCCGGCGGACTGGATCTCGGAGAATGCGACGCGGCTCGCGGAGGAGGAGATCCACCACCTCTCCGGCTTCCAGGGCCGGGACAATATGCTGGCCCGGATCAACGCCCTGCTGGCCTTCGATATCGACGACCGGCTGGCCGAGATCGCCTGCCCGGTGCTGGTCAGCGCCAGCGCTGACGACATGCTGGTTCCGTCGCTGTGCTCGCGGCGGCTGGCGGACCGGCTGCCGAACGCCGTGCTCGATATGGCGCCATGGGGCGGTCATGCCTTTACGGCGACGGTTCCGGATGCGTTCAATGCGACCCTGATCGCCTTTCTGTCCGGCG
Coding sequences within:
- the rutB gene encoding pyrimidine utilization protein B yields the protein MAPANDTFLLPARPEPISLAVSQTAVIVIDMQNAYASPGGYLDLAGFDISGAQRVIDNSRGVLAVARRAGMPVIYFQNGWDPDYVEAGGPGSPNWHKSNALKTMRARPELQGQLLARGGWDYEIVDGLKPEPGDIVLHKTRYSGFFNSQLDSVLRSRGVRNLVFVGIATNVCVESTLRDGFFLEYFGIVLEDATHQAGPEFVQQAALYNIETFFGWVSSVADFKGVVGQIAPTA
- the rutC gene encoding pyrimidine utilization protein C; this translates as MPKTVITPPGTQTPIAPFSPGTMADGVVYVSGTLAFDKDNNVAHVGDAEGQTRAVLETIKSVIETAGGTMDDVTMNHIFLKDWADYAAMNKVYAEYFPGEKPARFCIVCGLVRPDFLVEIASIAHIGKR
- the rutD gene encoding pyrimidine utilization protein D, with amino-acid sequence MILVTTGRADGVHFEIHSFGPDDSRDVVVLSAGLGGSGAFFAPQMAALTGRFRVVLYDHRGTGGSDRDLPASYAVSDMAGDLASVIDALGEKAAHVVGHAAGGLAGLRLALDRPSQVRSLTVVNGWSRPDRHIARCFRTRVSLLNDSGPEAYVHAQPLFLYPADWISENATRLAEEEIHHLSGFQGRDNMLARINALLAFDIDDRLAEIACPVLVSASADDMLVPSLCSRRLADRLPNAVLDMAPWGGHAFTATVPDAFNATLIAFLSGEPLPS